The Sesamum indicum cultivar Zhongzhi No. 13 linkage group LG6, S_indicum_v1.0, whole genome shotgun sequence genomic interval attattatgttgtttggttataaattttatccaGTGACATTGATTGGAAAAGAAATACTTATTTGGGTTGCTATTCAACCTGAATGTTGAGAATAATTTCTGTACACAGCCAAACAGAGAATAAACTAGCAGAGGTATAAATTGGGCTGTGTTCCAAGCTAAGTTAAAGCCCATTAGGTCCTTAAAAGAATTGATCTAAAGGATGGGTAACTACAAACTAAAAATGctataatatattcattacttttaataataaaaaaacgatcaattaaacaatataataTCTCAATAATTAGTTTATCTAAATTCAgagaatattttatagtaattaaaaatagagaataaaataaaatagtaattaaaaagtGAGACAGGGGACAGGATTTTTGTAGAAACAAACAATATTGGGTTATCCTGAACTTGAACTGACACACCAGGCAACTTGCGTCACTCTCTGAATTTCAATTCGCCAATCCAATGACCAATGAGAATATGCCACTCCGTGCCCAATAAGAGCTTGCCACGTGCCATCTAAAACAACTTGTAGCCCACACACCTACTATACTATTACTAGCATTGTTTTGCacaatctctctctcacattTCATCTCAATTACTTTTATCATCTTCAAATTTAAACAACTGTTTCCTCGCTTTTATGCCCCATTATATCTCAAATCAAAGCATGTAACTGCTTCCCTTAATTTGATAACTATATTCATCATTTAATTCATTTGAGTTTAATCCaactcaaaatttcaattccTGTCTATACCTACAAACTCATAAATGTATTTGAGTTAATGTGATACTTAAACAAGTATAATGTTGCTTAACTTTAGAATTAAAGGATGCTTAAATACcgccttttttttattttaatggatattaaatttgagaaaagaatttgaaatataacttcaaattatttaatttaaaaacaaaatacaacaactttaaagagaaaattgaatccaaacaaacaattacTAATATAGAATGCTTtacaaagaaacaaatagCAACTGCCCACTCTTATTATCTTGACTTGCAACTTGCCCCAAAACCCGATAGGTTTTTCACCTAGTAAATTTAGCGCATCTACTTTTATCCTTTACTTGCAACTTGCACGATTTACCCTTCCCAAAAAGCCCAAAAGCGCTAAACACTTGAATAACAACATCATGGACAACCATTCGCAAACCTGCTCGCCTACATCATCACCGCCCATACACATTCATAAATCTCACTTATATATAAACCCACTTCTCGCTATACTACTTTCCCATATTCCTCAGCCTTATACCAAATTCCCTTCAAGAAATCATGAAGGGAAACACGACTTTTTCCTTTATTCTTCTCTTGTTGCTATTGGCTGTTCTGACAACAGCGGGAGCAGGCCTTCCATTCGCCTGCGACCCCAGAGATTCAGCAACCCATACTTTACCCTTTTGTACAACAGGTTTGCGTATAGAAGAGAGAGTAAAGGATTTGATCGGGCGGTTGACATTGCAAGAGAAGGTTAAGCTGCTAGCCAACAATGCCGCCGCCGTGCCTCGCCTGGGGATCAAGGAGTACGAGTGGTGGTCGGAGGCGCTTCACGGCGTCTCCAATGTAGGTCCGGGGACTAAATTCGGCGGCGAATTCCCTGGCGCCACCAGCTTCCCGCAGGTCATCACTACCGCCGCCTCATTCAATGTTTCATTGTGGGAAAAGATTGGAGAGGTAACATCACACCATCCTTAATGTTATGATTTGAAACTTTTCAGTTGATCCGAGTTTGTGAAAATCGATGCAAGAGTTAATGTGATTTTTGGTACTTTGGAGGTGGAGTATGGGAACATTTTGGTTTAGGCAACTGCATGAGAAGTCTTGGTGGATCTGTGTGCCGTGCTAGTTATAGTAATAACCTCTCCTAATTAGTATATCTAAATCTCGGGCGTGTACACTTtctaatttatgtattttacaaattaagaaaatgatgaaattaattattttatatttatactactgacattatataatattactcTTTCAATAACATAGTTTCATGAAATGCACGCTTTTCTAGGTTTTGCTATGTACTTGTCGCTTTTATCAATGACGATCTttacttattcaactttttactCATAACAAAATGGtactaattcataaaaaattatgttagaAATCaggaaattataatttaattcagtttttgctaaatttaagctaatcatatataaaaataatatttttaatgcatgattgatgtataatctataaatataatcaataacataatatatcataaattatataattaatttaattcaaacaaCCTGACATGAATAGAaattctctaaaaaaaaaaaaaaccattttgattcttttgatAACATATCTTAAAtagtatcaaatattaatcCGTAGTGTCTTTTTCTCAATGGGTTGATATAACAGGTCATGACGCTTTTCAAAAAGGATTATtctattgaatttaaaatgatatcaCTTTGGAACTTATGCGGGGAGCAAAGTCACACACTCTTATCTAAAATGCAAATTGATAAACAAAGTAGGAGGGGATTAGACAACATTTAAAGCTCAAAGTTTCTTTTGCAAGTTGCAACCAATCGGATGGGCCCATAATGAAAAAACATGGGCTTTTCTCCGCAGGTGGTGTCAGACGAGGCCCGCGCAATGTACAATGGCGGGATGGGGGGGCTCACTTATTGGAGCCCCAACGTCAACATATTCCGCGATCCAAGATGGGGCCGGGGACAGGAAACTCCCGGCGAGGATCCGGTGGTCGCCGCTAAATATGCGGCGAGCTATGTTAGAGGTTTACAGGGGACAGACGCTGGCGGCCGGCTGAAGGTGGCGGCGTGCTGCAAGCATTACACGGCCTACGACCTCGATAACTGGGCCGGAGTTGATAGGTTCCACTTTAATGCAAAGGTATAGAATGTCTAGTCATTCGCTGCTTCGTTGTGCGCATAGTACAGTACGTGttactttttctctttttccaatGAGACAATTGACATTGACAAATTACGCAGGTAAGCCAACAGGACATTAAAGATACATTTGATATCCCATTCAGAAGTTGTGTAATGGAAGGTAAAGTTGCAAGTGTGATGTGTTCCTACAATCAAGTTAACGGCGTTCCCACCTGCGCTGACCCCAAACTTCTCCGGGGAACAGTACGAGGCTCTTGGCGTCTCGACGGGTATACGCTTTCACTATGGTCTTTTTGACCAATTAAATGTCCAGCAATTTGCATACGTTTTGCACTCTATTTCATTTCTACTTTGGCGATCTTCGCTCTAGGTACATTGTCTCGGATTGCGACTCTGTGGGTGTGTTTTATGATAATCAGCATTATGCTTCAACTCCAGAAGAAGCAGTTGCAGATGCCATCAAAGCCGGTAAGTAAAATGGTTGACCTGCATGCATCCTCATTTACGTGTACTCCACATTTACATGATGTGTATGTTATATGATTTCAGGCTTGGATTTGGATTGTGGGCCTTTTCTCTCCGTACACACAGAGAATGCAGTACAAAGAGGCCTACTTAATGAAGCAGACATCAATCTTGCCTTGTACAATACAATTACAGTTCAAATGAGGCTCGGAATGTTTGATGGAGAGCCGTCAGCGCAGCCATACGGCAACCTTGGCCCCAAGGACGTGTGCACTCCGGCCCACCAGGAGCTGGCCCTTGAAGCTGCTAGACAGGGAATAGTTTTACTGAAAAATGAAGGCTCCGTGCTCCCTCTTTCACCCCGAAGACACCATCCTTATGCGGTCATCGGGCCTAATTCAGATGTTACTGTCACAATGATAGGCAATTATGCTGGTAATAACATATCACCACAATTAAGTCTTGTAGATATGTCCCATTGAAGTTTGGCTTATGCTTTTTTCCTTATACAGGTGTCGCTTGTGGATACACAACTCCATTACAAGGAATAAGCGCATATAGTAGGACAATTCATCAGCCAGGTTGTGCAGAAGTGGCTTGCGCTGATGATGCGCTATTTGGTGGAGCCATTCAGGCAGCCCGGCGAGCGGATGCAACCATTATGGTGATGGGGCTGGACCAATCCATTGAAGCTGAGTTCAGAGACAGGGCAGGGCTCATGCTACCAGGGCGCCAACAGGAGCTCATTTCTAAGGTTTCCGCCGCCTCAAAGGGTCCAACCATTTTGGTTCTAATGAGCGGTGGTCCAATTGATATATCATTTGCCAAAAACGACCCGCGAATTGCTGCAATTCTGTGGGTTGGCTATCCCGGCCAAGCTGGAGGAGCTGCAATTGCTGATGTCCTGTTTGGAACTCACAATCCAGGTAGaataatcttttatatatcttGCGTTGGGGGCATATTTGATTGTAATGGTTGAGATTGTTAATCTTTGTGTGGATTCATTTAGGTGGAAAGCTTCCCATGACATGGTACCCTCAAGAATACCTCAACAATTTGCCTATGACAACTATGGACATGAGGGCCGATCCATCAAGAAACTATCCCGGAAGGACTTACCGGTTTTACAAAGGCCCCGTTGTGTATCCTTTTGGGCACGGAATGAGCTACACGAGTTTCGTCCACACTATAGCAGATGCGCCAAAGGTAGTGTCGGTTCCTGTTGACGGGCGGCACCATTCCAACACGACCGTTGTCTCGAGCAAGTCGATCCGAGTGACTCATGCTAGATGTAATAGGCTATCACTTGTTGTAAGCGTGGATGTGAGAAACACGGGTTCAAAAGATGGCTCCCACACGTTGTTGGTCTTCTCAACACCACCAAGGGGACTTGGGGCGCCGCACAAACAACTTATCACGTTCGAGAAAGTAAAGGTGGCTGCAGGAGGGCAAGAGCGGGTGCCTATCAAGATCCATGTTTGCAAGTATTTGAGTGTGGTGGATGGAGCTGGAGTTCGAAGGATTCCAATGGGAGAGCATGCGCTTCATATTGGGGACATTAGGCATGCTATTTCCCTCGAGGCTCAAACTCTAGGAGTGATCAAATCATGACCAATTTGTCCATGGGAATATAGAGGAGGTCAATGGAAAGCAAAAGACTTCAAACTTAGGAAACAGAGTAATCTGTgtctaattctttttgttaaacAAATTACATTCTCCTATGTTTGTGGCAACTATATTCCAAGATGCAACAGTAGGGTATGGTTGTAACTCATCCTCAAGCATATGGAGGACTTGGAAAGATATGTAATCTTATTATTACCCCTAGGACTCAGAATTACGAGAATACAGCAATATGGACATATGTCCAACATTGGGATTTAGGGGTTTACcaagaaaattttcttaaaccTAAAAGTTAAAACTGGACTGCCTCTAGTTTTCCCCTCCATCGCCGACACTAAAATCCAAATGTTTATTGTACAGGGAAGTGcatatcaaattttctattgcataatttattctatCTTCTATGTCATTTAGCATACATTAACTTGtgcttttttccttttttttttttttgatgtAGTATACGTAACTTATGCTGAATGAAACAGAAGGTGGTGGGGAATTGAGAGAAGAAATCGGGGCTTCTTCGTGATTGTGAAACATTAGCATTTCAACAAGTGTTGTAAGTAGAGCCAGCCCAAAGAAAAAACACTTTTTAAGTGCACAAGGATGTGATCCACGTCGCATTTAGCTTATCAAGCCCAACAACCCCTATACACCCAAACCCAAAACATGTCGTAGCAACTACTTCAATACTTGATCCATAGATAGTAGGAGAGTTTTGGAGCACCCACCCCACATCCCCTCCCACCTCTAGCTTTGTGATTAGTTTAGCGTAAACGCTGCTTAAGACCTTCACAAGGCTGAAAAAAGGTAGTTGTGTTCCAAAGGCTGATTGGGGACGGGGCTCCGTGCATTACTTCTTATCAacatattctattttattttctcaaataaatattcattttttttctttttttttttaatatctaggtttttccattttctctaAAAGAATGAATACCTTACATTtccttaaatatataactgatttacAAACTGCACTTCATAACAAGTTCGAGTTTATGGGTTTGAATCTTATTGAATGTGTTGGTGTTCATAACAAGTTCTTGTGaatcattgtaatttgtttataatcatattgatgtaatagttaaattgaaatttattataatttattgttttactaTTATTAGTATGTTGATGTATTGATTGGATGGATATAATGcgaaaataaaatgttataaattgtctatatatatcatgaaaCGAatgaaagtataaaataattataatttttgttttaatataaaaatgaaggCAGAAGAGAAGGGTGAAGTGTTGGAATTCAAAAGTAAACGAATACAGAAAAAGTAGAAGAATTGGGGGAGAACGTAGAACTCCATTTCAGCAAAATATCTCTGTAATTTCAGTTACAGttaagaagatgaagaagagagatatatatacacatatatagtCATATATCCATATACGGATATAGAGTGAGGAAATAAGaactagagagagaaagagaagggaAGCGCACAGCAAGAAAAGAAGACGGCAATACTGTGATCAAGTCCTCGTCGTAAACCTTTTGGTTGTCTGTTGTTCCGGCCGTTGGACTGTTCGGATTCTTTCCAATGGTTGTACCGACGATCTTGCAGTAGTTTACCGGAACCGGCGAAAGAAAAGGAGGAGTGTCTTCAGATCCGGCTTTCTGGTGAGTTGATTTGCGCAGTTTAGGTTTCATTTTGTTGGTGTTTTTGCGGATTAGCTTTCTGGCTAATGTGGTTGCATGTGTAATTTCTTTAACCGTAATGGAcggattttttgttttgtttgagcGAAATTCTCACTTTATGTTGATAGGATTAAGTTTAGCGTTattgatatgtggaaatgtgTTGTGTTAAAGGTAATTGGGGATTAGATTGTGGAATCCATTAATTACCGAATCAAGATTTAGTGGATTACCGTTTTTCTTCGTCAAGAGTTTGCGCTCGCCTGAGGTTTGTTGTGAATAATGTTGCGTAGATAAGTAGTGCTTGCTTGCTGCTTGGCCGGGGCTTCATCTGGTGTAAATGGGTTTAATCTATCTGATTATAGAAACTTCTTTTGCTTTGGAGAAGGAATTGAAGAAGTCGAAGAAATCTGTTCTTGTTTACGCAGTTCTTGGTTGTGAGAGAGTGTGTTTTGTGGAAGTTCTAGTTAGCTTGCATCATTACTAgcatttagttatttttcatgttttgagATCGGGGAGAGAAATCTGGAATAAATGATGGTGTTGTTTCAGGGCGtggtgatattttttaattttcaagttGATAGAATTGTTATACTGTAACTTCTCTTATTTGACTTGGACCTTGTTTTACTTTCAGATGTGGCGTGAGGCTTAATTGTAATCATCCCATGGCTCTCTCAAAGGACTGATCGTCGaatctctctcttcctctgcTTTGGTCTTCTAGTACATCCTTGCTGTAATTCATCTGGGTTCCAATAGTCTTGGACTGATTTAGATCTTGATTTGCCGATTGATGATTATTATTGGTACAGACATATTTCTGGTTCTGTTGCATTCGGCTTCAAAGTTTGGCGTTCAATTGAGAGTGCGGGGAAAGCTCTCTCCTGTCGCCATCTTGGTTGCCGGCTGTGAGAAGAACCATCGGTGGTCATTTTCTACCTTTCATGTCTCATAACTTGGATAGCCCTGTTCAGACCCAGATGGCTGTGGCAGCTTTCAAGAATCCACTTGGAAGTGGGGAGTATCACGGAACTAATAGAATGGAAGGGAAACCAACCTGCAGGAGACGCGTTTTTGTACAGACTGAAACAGGATGTGTGTTGGGGATGGAGTTGGATAGGAGCGACAATGCACACACTGTGAAGAGGAGACTGCAGCTTGCCCTAAATTTCCCCGTTGAGGAGAGTTCTTTGACATTTGGGGATATGATTCTTAAGAATGATCTCAGTGCCGTTCGAAATCATTCCCCTCTCCTGCTGACAAGGAATTTGATGCACAGAAGTTCCTCAACTCCGTGTTTGTCTCCCACTGGTAGAGACATACAACAGAATGATCAGAGTGGGCCCATTGAAATTTTGGGCCACTCAAATCGCTTTGCCAAGACCAAACAACTTGTAAAGGAAATTGTCAAGGCAATGAAGAACGGGGTCGATCCGCTCCCTGTTCATAGTGGGCTTGGAGGAGCATATTATTTCAGAAATGTCCGAGGTGAGAGTGTTGCCATTGTGAAGCCCACCGATGAAGAACCGTTTGCACCAAACAACCCAAAGGGCTTTATTGGTAAAGCTCTTGGGCAACCAGGTTTAAAACGTTCTGTGAGGGTGGGCGAAACAGGGTTCAGAGAAGTAGCTGCTTACCTTCTCGACTATGACCATTTTGCAAATGTGCCACCTACTGCACTGGTCAAGATCACTCACTCGGTCTTCAATATTAATGATGGCGTGAATGGAAACAAGCCTCAGAAGAAGAAACTTGTCAGCAAGATTGCATCCTTCCAACAGTATATTCCACATGATTTTGATGCAAGTGACCATGGAACCTCAAGTTTCCCTGTGTCTGCTGTGCATCGCATTGGGATTTTAGATATTAGGATTCTTAACACAGATAGGCATGCGGGTAA includes:
- the LOC105163059 gene encoding phosphatidylinositol 4-kinase gamma 5-like: MSHNLDSPVQTQMAVAAFKNPLGSGEYHGTNRMEGKPTCRRRVFVQTETGCVLGMELDRSDNAHTVKRRLQLALNFPVEESSLTFGDMILKNDLSAVRNHSPLLLTRNLMHRSSSTPCLSPTGRDIQQNDQSGPIEILGHSNRFAKTKQLVKEIVKAMKNGVDPLPVHSGLGGAYYFRNVRGESVAIVKPTDEEPFAPNNPKGFIGKALGQPGLKRSVRVGETGFREVAAYLLDYDHFANVPPTALVKITHSVFNINDGVNGNKPQKKKLVSKIASFQQYIPHDFDASDHGTSSFPVSAVHRIGILDIRILNTDRHAGNLLVRKLDDAGRFDQVELIPIDHGLCLPESLEDPYFEWIHWPQASIPFSDDELAYIANLDPTRDSEMLRSELPMIREACLRVLFVCTIFLKEAAAYGLCLAEIGQMMSREFRSGDEEPSELELICIEARRLVAEEMFSPKGEADFDEFQFDIDCEDGGREPNPSEGLVATPFHFGFGSVNGRNPLSKLEECIEEEEEEGEGEEKGLVSLPTLAKGPSISKLSMSLKNTSLGGKNQKFPKFAGAKPDNGYLASSSSGHISANEQLPASVSFVKLADMNEEEWGLFLEKFQELLHPAFAERKCITLGQRQRQRLGTSCQF
- the LOC105163058 gene encoding probable beta-D-xylosidase 2; this encodes MKGNTTFSFILLLLLLAVLTTAGAGLPFACDPRDSATHTLPFCTTGLRIEERVKDLIGRLTLQEKVKLLANNAAAVPRLGIKEYEWWSEALHGVSNVGPGTKFGGEFPGATSFPQVITTAASFNVSLWEKIGEVVSDEARAMYNGGMGGLTYWSPNVNIFRDPRWGRGQETPGEDPVVAAKYAASYVRGLQGTDAGGRLKVAACCKHYTAYDLDNWAGVDRFHFNAKVSQQDIKDTFDIPFRSCVMEGKVASVMCSYNQVNGVPTCADPKLLRGTVRGSWRLDGYIVSDCDSVGVFYDNQHYASTPEEAVADAIKAGLDLDCGPFLSVHTENAVQRGLLNEADINLALYNTITVQMRLGMFDGEPSAQPYGNLGPKDVCTPAHQELALEAARQGIVLLKNEGSVLPLSPRRHHPYAVIGPNSDVTVTMIGNYAGVACGYTTPLQGISAYSRTIHQPGCAEVACADDALFGGAIQAARRADATIMVMGLDQSIEAEFRDRAGLMLPGRQQELISKVSAASKGPTILVLMSGGPIDISFAKNDPRIAAILWVGYPGQAGGAAIADVLFGTHNPGGKLPMTWYPQEYLNNLPMTTMDMRADPSRNYPGRTYRFYKGPVVYPFGHGMSYTSFVHTIADAPKVVSVPVDGRHHSNTTVVSSKSIRVTHARCNRLSLVVSVDVRNTGSKDGSHTLLVFSTPPRGLGAPHKQLITFEKVKVAAGGQERVPIKIHVCKYLSVVDGAGVRRIPMGEHALHIGDIRHAISLEAQTLGVIKS